ATATTTGAGGCTGTGTTACGGTTCATGTACACAGGGGACAATGTGGTACAACGAGACAATGTGGAAAGCCTGCTGCAAGCTGCCGTCATGCTTCAGATACCATCACTTGAAGATATATGTGAGAGCTTTCTCAAAAAACAAATAGGTTGGTCATCATATATATATCTCTATAAAAAGATGTATGGAAACTTTAGGCTTAGTATGATAATTGGGTGTGAAATACCAGCTCTTAATAAGTTTTATTAGCcttaagaaaaagaaataagttgGGGAATGTCATAGTGCTTGTGCTTTTGGCTGTATCAGCAACAGTTCtgtgcaaaaaaaaatcatcttggTCATTACCCATTACTATAATTATTTCAGCTATTCACAAGAAATTTGGTGCTAACAGTTACAAAAAACATGTGTACAgatgtagcaaggcccataactcttgccTAAATAAATATCCTGATATTCCCATTGACCAAATATTTAAACCAAGTTGGTTTGGCCTCATCTTATGGTGCTCTTGTCTTTATAAGCACATAAAAGTATGATGGCAGTGGCAGTAACAATGGTTAGATaatcattttcttctttttttcaggTCCTGAAAACTGTCTTGGAATCTGGAGGTTAGCATCTAGTCTCAACTGTTTCAGTCTTGCTAAAAAATGCTGGACATACATTCTTGAATTCTTCTCTGCAGTTCTAATCTCTGATGAATTTCATCAGATTTCTGCTGATAATctcattgaaattataaatgatGATGATCTTAATACTCCCTCGGAGGAGGCAGTGTGTGACGCTGTGTTGAAGTGGGTGGACTTTGACCCCAACAACAGAAGGCAGGAGCTCGGGAAACTGTTTCGTAATGTGCGCTTTCCTCTAATCTGTGTAAAGTATGTGAAGGAGCTCAGGAAGAAGGACATTGTCCTAGACTCGGAGGAGTGCAATGATATGTTGAAAGATGTCTTCCTCTACCTCACATCAGAGTCTGATGATCCTGAATCCGAGCTTCCAAACTACCTGTCTGAGATGTCGCGGAAGTGTCATCACAGGCAGGAAGAGATGATGTGCATTGTGGGTACCCGCAGTCGACACCCCAACCCTCAGGCTACTGAGATAAAATGTTTCAGTTTTAGGCGTGATGCTGAATACTCTCTTGCTGCATTGCCAGAGGAGCCAGGGGCTTGTTTTGGTATAACAAAGTGCAGAGATGATGTGTATGTGTCTGGTGGCTACCATGGAGGAGACCTTGTGCTAAAGTACAAGAGCAGTGACAACAGGTGGCAGCACTGTACCCCAATGCTGGAGGGGCGGTGGGGACACTCTATGGTGGAAGTGAACGGCTGTATATATGCCATTGGGGGAAGCACTCGCGTACCACAAACCCTCTCTAGCATAGAATGTTATGACCCAAAGTTGAACCAATGGAAAATTGTTGGTGGACTTGTCATACCAGTGTCTTTCATGCCAACAGCAGCAATAGGAAAtagaatttatatttttggtggAAAAATGATGGACAGGACTTTGTCAACAAAACTACAGTGCTTTGACACTGTTACTAAGCACTGTTTCATCCTTGATGAAATGCCCCTTGTCTCTTCAACGGCCAGTCGTGTAGCTGTTATAGAGAACAcagtttacatattttacagacATGGAGACATCATGGAATTTAAAGAGGGTGGCAGAACGACTGTTGTTGGCAACATGCCACATTTTGACCATTATGGAGTAGTCCCACAAGAGGGTCAGATACTGATTGTTGGCTGCCAGAGTAATCAGTATTCCACTGTGATGTTTAATCCGTCCACGCGTGAAATGGCCCCATATTGCAGGACTGTCAAGGCAGCTCTCTGCAATTTTTACTGCCTCCCGATCACCATGAGCCGACAACACATGTCCTCAAATACAGACCAACAATCACATACTTGACCTGCCATACTTAATACTTGGAAAGCAGTGATATATGTTTCGGGCAGATTGAGAGGTGTAGATTGAAGCCTATTCTTCATCTTTTTAAAGCAGTCCTAATTAATGGacacaataaatctttttttctttatgatttttttctcaatcTGACTTCCCCTTTTATATTCTATACTTTGTGAACActtaaaccaacaaaacaactCGTTAGTTAAAGTACAATTATAAGCTCGTTTTGTGTCTGAAGAAAAGAACTGGccgtattgtcatagccttggtgtagTCATTGATGGCATCATTGTGTTAAACCTTGCCGGTAACTAAAGAATCATTTAagataaagaaatgaaatttgcTAATAACAAAATTACTTGTGAAATAATGCCTATAACTCTACACTTTGATAATTAGAGTTATTCCCCTTGATagttggaaaaaaaaaaattgccagaATTTAACTTGGCATTACCTTCAATTACGGTTTAAGATAATTGCAGGATAGtggaaaataataacaaataacaacagGCTCAGAATTTagactttaataattgtgttgttgttttttattgacaaaGGAGCAGTGGTGTCCACCCCACATCACtctttttacttaaatatgacCATGCGTCTTCCATTATAATATTAGAGgtttttttctatgttttttcCTCAATCCTGTATTAAATGGCAACTGCTTGTAAATCCATTTCACTATTggaatgatttatatataatggGCAGATTGCTCACCACCTTCATTGTTAAAAGGGGCACAAAAttggttgatgcaaaaaaaacgCATGATTTGTGAATGGGTAAAGAAATACTagcaatattttgtgtttgttgttttcactAGGGAAATTTGAATCCACGAAGG
Above is a genomic segment from Mya arenaria isolate MELC-2E11 chromosome 2, ASM2691426v1 containing:
- the LOC128221443 gene encoding kelch-like protein 25, whose translation is MENKFIERYLQCLSTGVREVWQDGSFSDVEVKVTGRTYSCHRIILASLSQYFQAMFRSGMKESLAGCVEIHSMEAGIFEAVLRFMYTGDNVVQRDNVESLLQAAVMLQIPSLEDICESFLKKQIGPENCLGIWRLASSLNCFSLAKKCWTYILEFFSAVLISDEFHQISADNLIEIINDDDLNTPSEEAVCDAVLKWVDFDPNNRRQELGKLFRNVRFPLICVKYVKELRKKDIVLDSEECNDMLKDVFLYLTSESDDPESELPNYLSEMSRKCHHRQEEMMCIVGTRSRHPNPQATEIKCFSFRRDAEYSLAALPEEPGACFGITKCRDDVYVSGGYHGGDLVLKYKSSDNRWQHCTPMLEGRWGHSMVEVNGCIYAIGGSTRVPQTLSSIECYDPKLNQWKIVGGLVIPVSFMPTAAIGNRIYIFGGKMMDRTLSTKLQCFDTVTKHCFILDEMPLVSSTASRVAVIENTVYIFYRHGDIMEFKEGGRTTVVGNMPHFDHYGVVPQEGQILIVGCQSNQYSTVMFNPSTREMAPYCRTVKAALCNFYCLPITMSRQHMSSNTDQQSHT